A window from Variovorax sp. PBL-E5 encodes these proteins:
- the mfd gene encoding transcription-repair coupling factor codes for MDLPPLSAGKRFTLPRPPLSADTLLLAQLAEREKKADRATAVFTADANDAQRLIDEIAFFAPELRCALFPDWETLPYDSFSPHQDLISERLATLWRISQKEADVVFVPATTALYRLAPPAFLAGYTFHFKTRQKLQESKLKAQLTLAGYSHVTQVVSPGEYAVRGGLIDLFPMGSQVPFRVDLFDDEIDSIRTFDPDTQRSLYPVPEVRLLPGREFPMDDDARARFRSRWRELLEGDPTRSRIYKDMGNGVATAGIEYYLPLFFEETASVFDYLGANTTVVLHGELEPAFQHFWQDTHERYRLVRGDPERPALPPEALFLNAEQFYQRAKPHAQLAIRSGPDDAATPYAEFEPLPAFAVVRGADDPLVKLKAHIAATPHRVLLIAESDGRRESLLDFLRASGIHPPAFDSLAEFEASPDEKTGIATAALVAGFAWREQGIDFVTETELFATAPATRRRNKKQEQVSDVEALIKDLSELAIGDPVVHSAHGIGRYRGLVNMDLGQGVDADGKPLVQEMLHLEYADKATLYVPVSQLHLISRYTGVSADEAPLHKLGSGQWEKAKRRAAEQVRDSAAELLNIYARRAAREGHAFRFSAADYEVFANDFGFDETADQKAAIHAVIHDMISPQPMDRLVCGDVGFGKTEVALRAAFVAVTGGKQVAFLAPTTLLAEQHHQTLVDRFAKWPVKVAEMSRFRSTKEINTAAKGLADGTIDIVVGTHKLLSQSVKFKNLGLLIIDEEHRFGVRHKEAMKAMRAEVDVLTLTATPIPRTLGMALEGLRDLSVIATAPQRRLAIKTFVRTEGTGVIREAVLRELKRGGQVYFLHNEVETIQNRRQKLEEILPEARIAVAHGQMPERELERVMRDFVAQRYNLLLCSTIIETGIDVPTANTIVMSRADKFGLAQLHQLRGRVGRSHHQAYAYLMVPDIDGLTKQAAQRLDAIQAMEELGSGFYLAMHDLEIRGAGEVLGENQSGNMMEIGFQLYNEMLAEAVRSLKEGREPDLLSPLNVTTEINLHAPALLPDDYCGDVHLRLSFYKKLATAKTPDQIDTLLEEIVDRFGKLPPQAQTLIDMHRLRVLARPYGVLKVDAAPGVIHITFRKDPPIDSMHIISLIQKNKHIKLAGNEKLRIERELKEPKDRAQMVRDVLRSLGQPKVQEATAA; via the coding sequence ATGGACCTCCCCCCTCTCTCAGCCGGCAAGCGCTTCACGCTCCCACGGCCTCCGTTGTCGGCCGACACCCTGCTGCTCGCGCAACTGGCCGAGCGCGAAAAGAAGGCGGACCGCGCGACCGCCGTGTTCACCGCCGACGCCAACGACGCGCAACGGCTGATCGACGAGATCGCGTTCTTCGCGCCCGAGCTTCGCTGCGCCCTGTTCCCGGACTGGGAGACGCTGCCCTACGACAGCTTCTCGCCGCACCAGGATCTGATCAGCGAACGCCTTGCCACCCTCTGGCGCATCAGCCAGAAAGAGGCCGACGTGGTGTTCGTTCCGGCCACCACCGCCCTCTATCGGCTGGCGCCGCCGGCCTTCCTGGCTGGCTACACCTTCCACTTCAAGACCCGGCAGAAGCTGCAGGAATCGAAGCTCAAGGCGCAGCTCACGCTGGCCGGCTACAGCCACGTGACGCAGGTCGTGAGCCCCGGCGAGTACGCCGTGCGTGGCGGCCTGATCGACCTGTTCCCGATGGGCTCGCAGGTGCCATTCCGCGTCGACCTGTTCGACGACGAGATCGACTCGATCCGTACCTTCGACCCCGACACCCAGCGCAGCCTTTACCCGGTGCCCGAAGTGCGCCTCCTGCCCGGCCGCGAATTCCCGATGGACGACGATGCGCGCGCGCGTTTCCGCAGCCGCTGGCGCGAACTCCTCGAAGGCGACCCGACGCGCAGCCGTATCTACAAGGACATGGGCAACGGCGTCGCGACCGCCGGCATCGAGTACTACCTGCCCCTCTTCTTCGAGGAGACCGCGAGCGTCTTCGACTACCTCGGCGCCAACACCACCGTGGTGCTGCACGGCGAGCTCGAGCCCGCGTTCCAGCATTTCTGGCAGGACACCCACGAGCGCTACCGGCTGGTGCGCGGCGACCCCGAGCGGCCGGCACTGCCGCCGGAGGCGCTGTTCCTCAACGCCGAGCAGTTCTACCAGCGCGCCAAGCCGCATGCGCAGCTGGCGATCCGATCGGGGCCGGACGACGCGGCCACGCCCTACGCCGAGTTCGAGCCGCTCCCCGCCTTCGCCGTTGTCCGCGGCGCCGACGATCCGCTGGTCAAGCTCAAGGCCCATATCGCCGCCACGCCGCACCGCGTGCTGCTGATCGCCGAGAGCGACGGCCGGCGCGAGAGCCTGCTCGACTTCCTGCGCGCCAGCGGCATCCATCCGCCGGCCTTCGATTCGCTGGCCGAGTTCGAGGCCTCGCCCGACGAGAAGACAGGCATCGCAACCGCCGCGCTGGTCGCCGGTTTCGCGTGGCGCGAACAGGGCATCGACTTCGTCACCGAGACCGAGCTCTTCGCGACCGCGCCGGCGACCCGGCGCCGCAACAAGAAGCAGGAGCAGGTCAGCGACGTCGAGGCGCTGATCAAGGACTTGAGCGAACTCGCGATCGGCGATCCGGTCGTGCATTCCGCGCATGGCATCGGGCGCTACCGCGGCCTCGTCAACATGGACCTCGGCCAGGGCGTCGATGCCGACGGCAAGCCGCTGGTGCAGGAAATGCTGCACCTCGAATACGCGGACAAGGCCACGCTCTACGTGCCCGTCTCGCAGCTGCACCTGATCAGCCGCTACACCGGCGTCAGCGCCGACGAGGCGCCGCTGCACAAGCTCGGTTCCGGCCAGTGGGAAAAGGCCAAGCGCCGCGCCGCCGAACAGGTGCGCGACTCCGCGGCCGAGCTGCTCAACATCTACGCACGGCGCGCGGCGCGCGAAGGCCATGCCTTCCGCTTCTCGGCCGCCGACTACGAAGTCTTCGCCAACGATTTCGGCTTCGACGAGACCGCCGACCAGAAGGCCGCGATCCACGCCGTGATCCACGACATGATCTCGCCGCAGCCGATGGACCGGCTGGTCTGCGGCGACGTCGGCTTCGGCAAGACCGAGGTCGCGCTGCGCGCCGCCTTCGTCGCGGTGACGGGCGGCAAGCAGGTCGCATTCCTGGCGCCGACCACGTTGCTGGCCGAGCAGCACCACCAGACGCTGGTCGACCGCTTCGCCAAGTGGCCGGTCAAGGTCGCCGAGATGAGCCGATTCCGCTCGACCAAGGAAATCAACACCGCCGCCAAGGGCCTGGCCGACGGCACCATCGACATCGTGGTGGGCACGCACAAGCTGCTGTCGCAGTCGGTCAAGTTCAAGAACCTGGGCCTGCTCATCATCGACGAGGAGCATCGCTTCGGCGTGCGCCACAAGGAAGCCATGAAGGCGATGCGCGCCGAGGTCGACGTGCTCACGCTCACCGCCACGCCGATCCCGCGCACGCTGGGCATGGCGCTCGAAGGCCTGCGCGACCTGAGCGTGATCGCCACCGCGCCGCAACGCCGCCTCGCGATCAAGACCTTCGTTCGCACGGAAGGCACGGGCGTGATCCGCGAAGCCGTGCTGCGCGAGCTCAAGCGCGGCGGCCAGGTCTACTTTCTGCACAACGAGGTCGAGACGATCCAGAACCGGCGGCAGAAGCTCGAGGAGATCCTGCCCGAGGCGCGCATCGCAGTCGCCCACGGCCAGATGCCCGAGCGCGAGCTGGAGCGCGTGATGCGCGACTTCGTCGCCCAGCGCTACAACCTGCTGTTGTGCTCGACCATCATCGAGACAGGCATCGACGTGCCGACCGCCAACACCATCGTCATGAGCCGCGCCGACAAGTTCGGCCTGGCCCAGCTGCACCAGCTGCGCGGCCGCGTCGGCCGCAGCCATCACCAAGCCTATGCCTACCTGATGGTGCCCGACATCGATGGCCTGACCAAGCAGGCCGCACAGCGGCTGGATGCCATCCAGGCGATGGAGGAACTGGGCTCGGGCTTCTACCTCGCGATGCACGACCTCGAGATCCGCGGCGCCGGCGAGGTGCTGGGCGAGAACCAGAGCGGCAACATGATGGAGATCGGCTTCCAGCTCTACAACGAGATGCTGGCCGAGGCCGTGCGCTCGCTCAAGGAGGGCCGCGAGCCCGACCTGCTGTCGCCGCTCAACGTGACGACCGAGATCAACCTGCATGCACCCGCCCTCTTGCCCGACGACTACTGCGGCGACGTGCACCTGCGCCTGTCCTTCTACAAGAAGCTCGCCACCGCGAAGACGCCCGATCAGATCGACACCCTGCTGGAGGAAATCGTCGACCGCTTCGGCAAGCTGCCGCCGCAGGCGCAGACGCTGATCGACATGCACCGGCTGCGCGTGCTCGCGCGGCCCTACGGCGTGCTCAAGGTCGATGCGGCGCCGGGCGTGATCCACATCACCTTCCGAAAGGATCCGCCGATCGATTCGATGCACATCATCAGCCTGATCCAGAAGAACAAGCACATCAAGCTGGCCGGCAACGAGAAGCTGCGCATCGAGCGCGAACTCAAGGAACCGAAGGACCGCGCGCAGATGGTGCGCGACGTGCTGCGCAGCCTCGGCCAGCCCAAAGTACAGGAAGCGACCGCCGCATGA
- the ispD gene encoding 2-C-methyl-D-erythritol 4-phosphate cytidylyltransferase, giving the protein MSLSRLYVLIPCAGAGSRAGGTLAKQYQRLAGQPMVAHTIEAFRALTGVFAGIALVVSPDDKEVGTALPHFPAEGEHLLRVGGTTRAITVRQGLRALRDVGAGPHDWVLVHDAARCLVTPTQIEALIAACEHDAVGGLLAHRLADTLKAATPEGRVAGTLMRADKWLAQTPQMFRIGMLLDALERAGDAVTDEAGAIEAVGLAPLLVPGGAQNLKLTYAEDFALAEAVLHSRSAMP; this is encoded by the coding sequence ATGTCCCTCTCGCGCCTTTATGTGTTGATCCCCTGTGCCGGCGCGGGCAGCCGCGCGGGCGGCACGCTCGCCAAGCAATACCAGCGGCTCGCGGGGCAGCCCATGGTGGCGCACACGATCGAGGCCTTTCGCGCATTGACGGGTGTCTTCGCGGGCATCGCGCTGGTGGTGTCGCCCGACGACAAGGAGGTGGGCACCGCACTGCCGCATTTCCCGGCCGAGGGCGAACACCTGCTGCGGGTGGGCGGCACCACGCGGGCCATCACCGTGCGGCAAGGTCTGCGCGCCTTGCGCGATGTCGGCGCCGGCCCGCACGACTGGGTGCTGGTCCACGATGCCGCGCGCTGCCTCGTGACGCCGACGCAGATCGAGGCGCTGATCGCCGCCTGCGAGCACGATGCCGTCGGCGGCCTGCTGGCCCATCGCCTGGCCGATACGCTCAAGGCCGCGACGCCCGAAGGCCGGGTTGCCGGCACGCTGATGCGGGCCGACAAATGGCTCGCACAGACGCCGCAGATGTTCCGTATCGGCATGCTGCTCGATGCGCTGGAGCGCGCCGGCGATGCGGTCACGGACGAGGCGGGCGCGATCGAGGCGGTCGGGCTCGCGCCGCTGCTGGTGCCGGGCGGCGCGCAGAACCTGAAGCTGACCTATGCGGAGGACTTCGCGCTGGCGGAGGCGGTGCTGCACAGCCGGAGCGCGATGCCATGA
- the ispF gene encoding 2-C-methyl-D-erythritol 2,4-cyclodiphosphate synthase, whose amino-acid sequence MTAFQMRVGEGWDIHQLVAGRKLILGGVEVPHPTGLLGHSDADVLLHAITDALLGAAGLGDIGRHFPDTDAQFRGADSAVLLAEAARRVRAAGWQIGNIDSTVIAQAPKLAPHIPAMCARIAAVLGLAVDEVNVKAKTAEKLGAVGEGKAMEARAIALIHR is encoded by the coding sequence ATGACGGCCTTCCAGATGCGTGTCGGTGAAGGCTGGGACATCCACCAACTGGTGGCGGGCCGCAAGCTGATCCTGGGCGGCGTCGAGGTGCCGCACCCCACGGGCCTGCTCGGACATTCGGATGCCGACGTGCTGCTGCATGCGATCACCGATGCGCTGCTCGGCGCGGCCGGCCTCGGCGACATCGGCCGGCATTTCCCCGACACCGATGCACAATTCCGCGGCGCCGATTCCGCCGTGCTGCTGGCCGAAGCCGCGCGCCGCGTGCGCGCCGCGGGCTGGCAGATCGGCAACATCGACAGCACCGTGATCGCGCAGGCACCCAAGCTCGCACCGCACATTCCGGCGATGTGCGCGCGCATCGCGGCGGTGCTCGGGCTGGCGGTCGACGAAGTCAACGTCAAGGCCAAGACGGCCGAAAAACTGGGTGCGGTGGGCGAAGGAAAAGCGATGGAGGCGCGCGCCATCGCCCTGATTCATCGCTGA
- a CDS encoding sensor histidine kinase has protein sequence MPSPLENLGPPRRRARLQLGLSLFWRTFFLLVLLLIGCTVAWLQTFRALEYEPRAIQTAHQIASLVNLTRAALVYSDAITRVSLIKTLADQEGVRILPREPVDRFLPYTSGTLDQRVTEELIDRLGEGTTIASRVNDEPGLWIGFTIESDAYWLLLDPTRFSRLDQRTWLVWLATTMVLSLAGAALITRLINRPLKQLSQATLQVREGEYEAHRLDERARTNEIRAVNVGFNRMADQLAKIEQDRAVMLAGISHDLRTPLARLRLETEMSVADEDARDHMAADIAQLDAIIDKFLDYARPDHVEFKPVLLRDVIDACAYAVQDHEDIKITVDMPADLRVMADEVELQRVISNLIENARRYGKSAATGVADITIQAQAHNDAVLIKVRDHGAGVAPALLSQLTKPFFRGDVARTSAAGAGLGLSIVTKNIERMGGTFALTSTPGRGLAAHIRMPRAASSKADVPAAKPVTAKPPTPQR, from the coding sequence CTGCCAAGTCCGCTGGAGAACCTCGGCCCGCCGAGGCGCCGCGCGCGGCTGCAGCTCGGCCTGAGTCTTTTCTGGCGCACATTCTTCCTGCTGGTGCTGCTGCTGATCGGCTGCACGGTCGCCTGGCTGCAGACCTTCCGCGCGCTCGAGTACGAGCCGCGCGCCATCCAGACCGCGCACCAGATCGCCTCGCTGGTGAACCTCACGCGCGCCGCGCTGGTGTATTCCGACGCCATCACGCGCGTGTCGCTGATCAAGACCCTGGCCGACCAGGAAGGCGTGCGCATCCTGCCGCGCGAGCCGGTCGACCGCTTCCTGCCCTACACCAGCGGCACCCTCGACCAGCGCGTCACCGAAGAGCTGATCGACCGCCTCGGCGAAGGCACCACCATCGCCAGCCGCGTCAACGACGAGCCCGGGCTCTGGATCGGCTTCACGATCGAGAGCGATGCCTACTGGCTGCTGCTCGACCCCACGCGCTTCAGCCGGCTCGACCAGCGCACCTGGCTGGTCTGGCTGGCGACGACGATGGTGCTGTCGCTGGCCGGTGCGGCCTTGATCACGCGGCTGATCAACCGGCCCCTCAAGCAGCTCTCGCAGGCCACGCTGCAGGTGCGCGAGGGCGAGTACGAGGCGCACCGGCTCGACGAACGGGCCCGCACCAACGAGATCCGCGCGGTGAACGTCGGCTTCAACCGCATGGCCGACCAGCTCGCCAAGATCGAGCAGGACCGCGCCGTGATGCTGGCCGGCATCTCGCACGACCTGCGCACGCCGCTCGCGCGGCTGCGGCTCGAAACCGAAATGAGCGTGGCCGACGAGGATGCGCGCGACCACATGGCGGCCGACATCGCGCAGCTCGACGCCATCATCGACAAGTTCCTCGACTACGCGCGGCCCGACCACGTCGAGTTCAAGCCGGTGCTGCTGCGCGACGTGATCGATGCCTGCGCCTACGCGGTGCAGGACCACGAGGACATCAAGATCACCGTCGACATGCCAGCCGACCTGCGGGTGATGGCCGACGAGGTTGAGCTTCAGCGCGTGATCTCCAACCTGATCGAGAACGCGCGGCGCTACGGCAAGTCAGCCGCCACCGGCGTAGCCGACATCACGATCCAGGCGCAGGCGCACAACGACGCCGTGCTGATCAAGGTGCGCGACCACGGCGCCGGCGTCGCGCCCGCGCTGCTGTCGCAATTGACCAAGCCCTTCTTCCGCGGCGACGTGGCCCGCACCTCGGCGGCCGGCGCTGGCCTCGGCCTGTCGATCGTGACCAAGAACATCGAACGCATGGGCGGCACCTTCGCGCTCACCAGCACGCCGGGCCGCGGCCTTGCGGCGCACATCCGCATGCCGCGTGCGGCATCCTCCAAGGCGGACGTGCCGGCGGCCAAACCGGTGACAGCGAAGCCGCCGACGCCTCAGCGATGA
- the ompR gene encoding osmolarity response regulator transcription factor OmpR produces MNQAPARTDKIVIVDDDARIRDLLRRYLTQEGFEVIVAEDGKALNRILLRDTVDLIVLDLMMPGEDGLSVCRRLRAANDRTPIIMLTAKGEDVDRIVGLEVGADDYLGKPFNPRELLARVHAVLRRRPPLEAPGAPSTDNETVNFGPFSFDLGSRTLRKDGEELSLTTGEFAMLKALVRHPRQPLSREKLAQLARGREFEPFDRSLDVQISRLRKLVESDAAAPRYIQTVWGVGYVFVPDGTT; encoded by the coding sequence ATGAATCAAGCTCCCGCCCGCACAGACAAGATCGTGATCGTCGACGACGACGCGCGCATCCGCGACCTGCTGCGCCGCTACCTGACCCAGGAAGGATTCGAGGTCATCGTGGCGGAAGACGGCAAGGCCCTCAACCGCATCCTGCTGCGCGACACCGTCGACCTGATCGTGCTCGACCTCATGATGCCCGGCGAGGACGGCCTGTCCGTCTGCCGCCGCCTGCGTGCCGCCAACGACCGCACGCCGATCATCATGCTCACCGCCAAGGGCGAGGACGTGGACCGCATCGTCGGCCTCGAAGTCGGCGCCGACGACTACCTCGGCAAGCCCTTCAATCCGCGCGAACTGCTGGCACGCGTGCATGCCGTGCTGCGGCGCCGGCCGCCGCTCGAGGCGCCAGGCGCGCCGTCGACCGACAACGAAACCGTGAACTTCGGCCCCTTCAGCTTCGACCTCGGTTCGCGCACCCTCAGGAAGGACGGCGAGGAACTCTCGCTGACCACCGGCGAGTTCGCGATGCTCAAGGCGCTGGTGCGCCATCCGCGGCAGCCGCTGTCGCGCGAGAAGCTCGCCCAGTTGGCGCGCGGCCGCGAGTTCGAACCCTTCGACCGCAGCCTGGACGTGCAGATCTCGCGCCTGCGCAAGCTGGTCGAATCCGACGCCGCCGCGCCGCGCTACATCCAGACGGTGTGGGGCGTCGGCTACGTGTTCGTGCCGGACGGCACGACCTGA
- a CDS encoding SIMPL domain-containing protein (The SIMPL domain is named for its presence in mouse protein SIMPL (signalling molecule that associates with mouse pelle-like kinase). Bacterial member BP26, from Brucella, was shown to assemble into a channel-like structure, while YggE from E. coli has been associated with resistance to oxidative stress.) codes for MCSGAAWAQGAPWTPPQNVLQLSASGTVEVQQDLLSITLATTRDAADAATVQTQLKTALDAALAEARKNVQPGEFDVRTGNFSLSPRYTREGKINGWQGSAELVLEGKDFPRITQTAGRISTLSIGNIGFGLSREQRAKVETEAQTLAIDNFKHKADELAKGFGFGGYTLREVSVNANQGGPMQPRMMAMSASAKMASDAPVPVEPGKTSVVVNVSGSVQLK; via the coding sequence ATGTGCTCGGGTGCCGCGTGGGCGCAGGGCGCGCCATGGACACCACCGCAGAACGTGTTGCAGCTCTCGGCCAGCGGGACGGTCGAGGTGCAGCAGGACCTGCTGAGCATCACGCTCGCCACCACGCGCGACGCGGCGGACGCGGCAACGGTGCAGACACAGCTCAAGACGGCGCTCGATGCCGCGCTGGCGGAGGCGCGCAAGAACGTGCAGCCGGGCGAGTTCGACGTTCGCACGGGCAACTTCAGCCTGTCGCCGCGCTACACGCGCGAGGGCAAGATCAACGGCTGGCAGGGCTCCGCCGAACTGGTGCTCGAGGGCAAGGACTTCCCGCGCATCACGCAGACCGCAGGCCGGATCTCCACGCTGTCGATCGGCAACATCGGCTTCGGCCTGAGCCGCGAACAACGGGCCAAGGTCGAGACCGAAGCGCAGACCCTGGCGATCGACAACTTCAAGCACAAGGCGGACGAGCTGGCCAAGGGCTTCGGCTTCGGCGGCTATACCCTGCGCGAAGTGTCGGTCAATGCGAACCAGGGCGGCCCCATGCAGCCGCGGATGATGGCGATGTCGGCCTCGGCCAAGATGGCATCGGACGCGCCGGTGCCGGTCGAGCCCGGCAAGACCAGCGTGGTCGTCAACGTCTCCGGATCGGTGCAGTTGAAATAG
- a CDS encoding RelA/SpoT family protein, whose product MVVDYPLSAATAERSPVMENMLARARAFAEPLIADEMLDTGENTLSHADAVATIVARMGGSEAMQAASYLVYSCQHLNRPQEVIAKVFGNNFAALAVETTKLVHVQKQARSATASAHLADGAGSQTENVRKMLLAFSRDLRVVMLRLASRLQTLRHAAASKKPVPEGVARESLQVFAPLANRLGIWQVKWEIEDLSFRFLEPETYKLIARLLDEKRIEREGYVEQLRARLERALAGEGIKATVQGRPKNIYSIVKKMRGKSLDFGQVFDIMALRVVVADVKDCYGALAWVHSHFQPIDEEFDDYIARPKPNGYQSLHTVVREVVDGHAGKPIEIQIRTEEMHDHAEHGVAAHWAYKEAGHKGYAGVWASGEYDAKIAVLRQLLAWERDLSGGSQGQGLFDDRIYVLTPDAAIVELPQGATAVDFAYTVHTSLGHRCRGARVDGAMVPLNTPLQNGQTVEIIAAKEGGPSRDWLNAELGYLASHRARAKVRAWFNAQITHETVARGREAVEKVLQREGKTALKLDDLASQLGFKAADDLFEVVGKDEFSLRNIEMLLRPPEPAPGPDDGVIIKKARAGGNAGKGGVLVVGVSSLMTQLAKCCKPAPPDAIRGFVTRGHGVSIHRADCSNFRMMATRDRERVIDVEWGAQKPDAGSVYAVDVAVEAADRQGLLRDISDVFAREKMNVIGVQTQSVKGTAWMTFTIEIADAARLVQVLHVVASVAGVRSARRR is encoded by the coding sequence ATGGTGGTCGACTACCCGCTGTCCGCGGCGACCGCCGAGCGCAGCCCGGTGATGGAGAACATGCTGGCGCGCGCCCGCGCCTTTGCCGAGCCGCTGATCGCCGACGAGATGCTCGACACCGGGGAGAACACGCTCTCGCATGCCGATGCGGTGGCGACGATCGTCGCGCGCATGGGCGGCTCCGAGGCCATGCAGGCAGCGAGCTACCTCGTCTACTCGTGCCAGCACCTGAACCGGCCGCAGGAAGTGATCGCCAAGGTGTTCGGCAACAACTTCGCCGCGCTCGCGGTCGAGACCACCAAGCTCGTGCACGTGCAGAAGCAGGCGCGCTCGGCCACTGCGAGCGCGCATCTGGCCGACGGCGCCGGCTCGCAGACCGAGAACGTGCGCAAGATGCTGCTGGCCTTCTCGCGCGATCTGCGCGTGGTGATGCTGCGGCTGGCATCGCGCCTGCAGACCCTGCGCCATGCGGCGGCCAGCAAGAAGCCGGTGCCCGAGGGTGTCGCGCGCGAATCGCTGCAGGTGTTCGCGCCGCTGGCGAACCGGCTGGGCATCTGGCAGGTCAAGTGGGAGATCGAAGACCTCTCGTTCCGCTTCCTGGAACCCGAGACCTACAAGCTCATCGCACGGCTGCTCGACGAGAAGCGCATCGAGCGAGAGGGCTATGTCGAACAGTTGCGCGCGCGGCTCGAGCGCGCGCTGGCGGGCGAGGGCATCAAGGCCACGGTGCAGGGCCGGCCGAAGAACATCTACAGCATCGTCAAGAAGATGCGCGGCAAGTCGCTCGACTTCGGGCAGGTGTTCGACATCATGGCGCTGCGTGTCGTGGTCGCCGACGTCAAGGACTGCTACGGCGCGCTGGCCTGGGTGCATTCGCATTTCCAGCCCATCGACGAGGAGTTCGACGACTACATCGCGCGGCCCAAGCCCAACGGCTACCAGTCGCTGCACACGGTGGTGCGCGAGGTGGTCGACGGCCACGCGGGCAAGCCGATCGAGATCCAGATCCGCACCGAGGAAATGCACGACCATGCCGAGCACGGCGTGGCGGCGCACTGGGCCTACAAGGAAGCCGGCCACAAGGGCTATGCGGGCGTCTGGGCGAGCGGCGAGTACGACGCCAAGATCGCGGTGCTGCGCCAACTGCTGGCGTGGGAGCGCGACCTGTCGGGCGGCTCGCAGGGACAGGGCCTGTTCGACGACCGCATCTACGTGCTGACGCCCGATGCGGCCATCGTCGAATTGCCGCAGGGCGCCACGGCGGTCGACTTCGCCTACACGGTCCACACCAGCCTGGGCCATCGCTGCCGCGGCGCGCGCGTCGACGGCGCGATGGTCCCGCTCAACACGCCGCTGCAGAACGGGCAGACGGTCGAGATCATCGCCGCCAAGGAAGGCGGCCCCTCGCGCGACTGGCTCAATGCGGAGCTGGGCTATCTCGCGAGCCATCGGGCGCGCGCGAAGGTCCGGGCCTGGTTCAACGCGCAGATCACGCACGAGACCGTGGCGCGCGGCCGCGAGGCGGTCGAGAAGGTGCTGCAGCGCGAAGGCAAGACGGCGCTGAAGCTCGACGATCTCGCATCGCAGCTCGGCTTCAAGGCCGCGGACGATCTGTTCGAGGTGGTGGGCAAGGACGAGTTTTCGCTGCGCAACATCGAGATGCTGCTGCGGCCGCCCGAGCCCGCGCCCGGGCCCGACGACGGCGTGATCATCAAGAAGGCGCGCGCTGGCGGCAACGCGGGCAAGGGCGGCGTGCTGGTGGTCGGTGTCTCGTCGCTGATGACGCAGCTCGCCAAGTGCTGCAAGCCCGCGCCGCCCGATGCGATCCGCGGCTTCGTGACGCGCGGCCACGGCGTCAGCATCCATCGCGCGGACTGCAGCAACTTTCGCATGATGGCCACGCGCGACCGCGAGCGCGTGATCGACGTGGAGTGGGGCGCGCAGAAGCCGGATGCGGGCTCGGTCTATGCGGTCGACGTCGCCGTCGAGGCGGCCGACCGGCAAGGCCTGCTGCGCGACATCTCCGACGTGTTCGCGCGCGAGAAGATGAACGTGATCGGCGTGCAGACGCAGTCCGTCAAGGGCACGGCGTGGATGACCTTCACCATCGAGATCGCCGACGCCGCGCGGCTTGTGCAGGTGCTTCACGTGGTCGCTTCGGTGGCCGGCGTGCGTTCTGCGCGGCGACGCTGA